From Apium graveolens cultivar Ventura chromosome 9, ASM990537v1, whole genome shotgun sequence, the proteins below share one genomic window:
- the LOC141684394 gene encoding V-type proton ATPase subunit C-like codes for MATRYWIISLPLQNSPASSLWSRLQDSISKNSFDTPLYRFSVPNLRVGTLDSLLSLSDDLLKSNNFIEAASHKIRRQIEDLERVSGVSSTSLTVDGVPVDSYLTRFVWDEARYPTMSPLKEIVDGIHVQVAKIEDDLKVRVAEYNNVRSQLNAINRKQTGSLAVRDLSNIVKPQDLFTSEHLVTLLAVVPKYSQKDWLSSYETLTTYVVPRSSKLLHEDNEYALYSVTLFNRDADNFRTKARERGFQVRDFEYNSETQESRKQDLEKLLQDQDTLRSSLLQWCYASYGEVFTSWMHFCAVRVSVESILRYGLPPTFLSAVLSPSVKSEKKVRSILEGLSDSSNSTFWKVEDEGSMGGFGGDADAHPYVSFTINLI; via the exons ATGGCGACGAGATATTGGATTATTTCTCTCCCTCTCCAAAACTCACCCGCTTCTTCTCTCTGGAGCCGCTTGCAAGATTCCATCTCTAAGAACTCCTTCGACACTCCTCTCTACAGA TTCAGTGTTCCCAATCTTCGTGTGGGCACTTTAGATTCCCTTCTTTCACTTAGTGATGATCTTCTTAAG TCTAATAACTTCATTGAAGCTGCATCGCACAAGATACGGCGTCAGATCGAGGATTTGGAGAGGGTGTCTGGTGTTAGTAGTACTTCCTTGACTGTCGATGGGGTTCCTGTTGATTCTTATCTTACCAG GTTTGTGTGGGACGAGGCTAGGTATCCGACGATGTCTCCTCTCAAGGAGATTGTCGATGGCATTCATGTACAAGTTGCTAAGATAGAAGATGATCTCAAG GTTCGGGTTGCTGAATATAACAACGTGCGCAGTCAACTTAATGCCATAAACAGGAAGCAAACTGGAAG TTTAGCTGTTCGTGATCTGTCTAATATAGTAAAGCCTCAGGATCTTTTCACGTCTGAACATTTGGTGACCCTCCTTGCTGTTGTGCCCAAGTATTCACAGAAAGATTGGCTGTCAAGTTATGAAACACTCACAACTTATGTG GTTCCCAGATCATCAAAGTTGCTACACGAGGACAATGAGTATGCTCTTTATAGTGTTACATTATTCAATCGCGATGCTGACAATTTTAGGACCAAGGCACGTGAACGAGGTTTTCAA GTCCGTGATTTTGAATACAACTCAGAGACACAAGAGTCTAGGAAGCAGGACCTTGAAAAACTGCTGCAAGACCAGGATACTTTAAGGAGCTCTCTCCTGCAGTGGTGCTATGCCAGTTATGGCGAG GTTTTCACTTCCTGGATGCACTTTTGTGCAGTACGTGTGTCTGTAGAGAGTATTCTAAGATATGGATTGCCACCAACATTCTTG TCTGCTGTATTGTCACCATCCGTGAAAAGTGAGAAGAAAGTAAGATCAATTTTGGAGGGACTATCAGACAGCTCAAACAG CACATTTTGGAAAGTTGAGGATGAAGGAAGCATGGGTGGTTTTGGAGGTGATGCAGATGCACATCCTTATGTCTCATTTACCATTAATCTTATATGA